The nucleotide sequence ATAGCAGATGTTAAAGTTAATATAAATGAATACAAATTAATAGATTTTAACCCCATAGAAAAGAAACCTATTGAAAGCTTAATACAAGAATGGGAAGTGTCTGATAAATTTGAAGAAAAATTGCTAGAAGACCCTACAAAAATCTCATCGGTTATTAAAGAAAGAAAATGGGGAAGAACAATTGAATTAGAAGAAGGTATTGCAGCTAATATCTCTAGAGTGCAAGTACTACGTAATGGCACTCCTGGAGAAACTGTATTTGCAAGAGTTATAATTGATTCAGATTACAATCAAATTAAATTATTTCATTTTGGATATAGTGATAGGGTTATTGCAATTTTAAATGATGAAGCTATTTATAAAGGTGATAATGGATGGAGAACAAGAGATTATCGATATTTGGGTACCATTGGATTATTTGATGGGATTTATTTAAATTTAAAAAAAGGCAAAAACACTTTGTTAATGGCAGTTTCAGAAAATTTTGGTGGCTGGTTGATTACTGGGAAGTTTGATAATAATAAGGGAATTAAAATATTAAAATAACTTAAAATAAAACGTGAGCTCTTATGAATTCATTTTTTAAAAAATATAAAATAAAAGCTTTAATATTTCTGTCAATTTTTAATTTTTTATCATGTCAACCTCAAACAACACTTAATAATGGTAAAACAAATGAATACCATTTTAAATTTGGAGGAATAGAAGATCGTTTAATTACTGTTGAAGCAATAATTCCGGTCAGAGGAGATGAGTTGAATATGATATCACGCCCTCAAAGATTTATTCCTGATATTAATAGTTGGTGGGATATTATTACAATAGAAGAAATTGAAGACGAGCAAGGCAATTCCATTAAGATAATTGATATTTCTAATGATAAGGCAAAACTAAATCAAAGAGTAGATGGAGTTCTTAAGATTAAATATACAATAGATATTTCTTATATAGATAAAAATTATCCTAATCTAAATACAGCTATTGGAAAATCTTTTAAAGAAGGATTTTTTATAGTTGGAAAACCATTATTCATTTTTGAGGATTGGAAATTACCTGTTAAAGTACAAATAAGCAAACCAGATGAGGTGAAAATAACCGTTCCTTGGGAGACCAAAGATTCTGTGTATTCTGATATTAATTTAAGAAAATTAATGCTCTCAAATATTATTATTAGCACAGATACTATTGGAGTAGTAGATTTCTCTATAGATAAATTTTCTTATAGTTTAGCCACATTTGCTTTAGAAGACAAATCGATTGATTTAGTTAAACAAACCGCCAAAGATATTTCTAATTACTATGTCAAAACATTTCCATTTGATCATGATATTAGATATGTGCAGTTAGTTTATGGTGTCTCAGGAGTAAATGGAGGAGGAGAAGCCTATCCAAACAGTTCTGCAAGTGCTATTTCAAAGAATAATATGAAAGATTCGTTTTTATGGAAGATTACGGTATTTCATGAATTATTTCACATGTGGAATTCACATATGCTTAATGGTGTAGCTGGATCTGCAGATATGGAATGGTTTCAAGAGGGCTTTACAGATTATATGACAGAATTAGCATTATTAAAAACTGGACATATAGACGCTTCTACGTTATCTGATTTTCAAAATCAGAGTTTAAAGTTATTAAAAAGAAGATTAGAGAATAATACTGAAAATATTACTATAAAAAACAGTGGCTCTGATAAGGGGGAAAACTACGTTATTGTATACAGGGGCGGATGGCTAATAGCAAATTGGCTAGATAATAGATTAAAGGAAATAACTAATGATAAATGGAACATAGAACGATTATTTCAACAATTATTTATAAAATACCCACCTAATGGAGAATTTGTTTTGAATGTTGATAATCTTTTAAAAGATATCTCGATAATAGATGAAGGTATTTCACAAGATTTAAAATCGATTCTTAATAGCACAAATTGGTCAACTATAAGTAACTATATAAATCAGTAAAATCAAGAAGAAATTTAAATTAATCTTTAATATTTCGAGACTTAATCTTTTTGTTCATTCCTTCTAACCATTTAAATTGCTCTTTAATTTGCTCACGACGCTCCTCAATAAGCCTATATTTTTCATCTATCTCTTGCTGTACTTTTAATTTGCGATTGCGCTCATCTTCTTCTTTTTGGAGCTCTGCTTTTCGAGCATTTTCGAGTTTCACTTTTTTCTTAGATTTATTAATTACAGAAAACATAATAATAAAAATAAGTATTACTGAGGCTGCTAATACTATTTTAATCCAGTCTTCCATAGTATATAAAGTGTTTTAAAAATGAAAATAATATTTAAAGATATAAAAAAAGAAGTAAATGTATTTTTATTAAATAAGTAGTATACTCTTTATTTTAATCCAATTCTAATTGATCCATACTTACTCTATAAATATCACCCATACCATTTTTTACTTGATTAGCTTTAGAACATCCAAATAAAAGTAAGATCGTTAGAGTTGATATGAGATATTTTAGCATCATAATTATAATTAATTACTGCTAAAATAATTCTTTAATAATAAATTGTCAATTTAGTTAGTAATGTTAATGTAAGACATTATTATCGTTACTGCACCTTTGTTTTTAGAAATATAAGCTGCATTTAAATCTCCAGCAATCTGTCTCGAATCTTCTTTTTGTATTAAATTATTGAGAATTTCATTAAACTCTTTTTGATCAGAAATCGAAAACAATCCTCCATTTTTTATCATTTGATGTGCCTCGGGAAATTTGCTAAAATGATTGCCAATAATAATTGGAACACCAAAAACGGCAGGCTCTAAAGTGTTGTGTAGTCCCGTATTTCCCATTGCACCACCCACGTAAGCAATATCAGCATAGCTATAGGTTTTCGATAAAATCCCTATAGTATCTATAACGAAAACTTGATTAGTAGAAATATCTGATTTCTCCTTTTCAGAAAATAGAACAACACTTTTTTTAATACGTTGCTTTAATTGTTCAATCTGATTAGCTTTAATATTATGAGGAGCAATTATAAACTTTATGTCATTGGATGAAGCATTAATGTAGTCTATAAATAAATTTTCATCTTCAGGCCAAGTACTACCAGCAACTACACATAATTTATCTTGCTTAAAAATTTTGATAAACTCTAAAGTGTTATCAATTTTTAATTGATTGGAAACGCGATCAAACCTAGTATCACCAGAAACAGTAACGTTATTAAAATGAACACTCTCAAGTAGTGTTTTTGAATGTTCATCCTGAACAAAGATATGTTCAAAAGCACGAAGTGATTTTTGCATCCAAGCACCATAAAATTTGAAGAATCGTTGTTCTTCTCTAAATACTGCTGAAATTAAAATGGCACGAATATTTTTATTAATTAACTCCTGTAAATAATTAGGCCAAATGTCATATTTTACAAATACAACAAGTTCGGGGTGAGTTATATTTATAAACTTTTTTGCATTTGCCTTAGTGTCTAAAGGGAGGTAAATTACAACATCTGCAATTGGTGATTTTTTTCGTATTTCATAACCCGATGGAGAAAAGAAACTCAGAATGATCTTATGGTTGGGGTGTTTTTTTTTAATTAACCCAAACACAGGAAGCCCTTGCTCATACTCTCCTAGAGAAGCACAATGAAACCAGATAGTTTTATCTTTAATGGAAAGTTTAGATTTTAAAATCGAAAATGTTTCTGCTCTTCCTTTAACCCCAAGCTGTATTTTTCCATTAAAAATCGAAACTATTTTTAATGGAAAAACAATGGTATGTGTGAGTATATTATAAAGAGATTTCAACGATTTTCTTTATGGCTAAAATACATTTCTTTATTTTAATTTTATCTGTTTACATAAATGATTTTTGTATTTTAGCTACCAACAAAATGAAACCCACCTAATTTTATAAATCACTAGAATAATTGATGAGAAAAATTCAAATGGTTGACCTTAAAGGTCAATATCAAGATATAAAAGATACCGTAAATGCTTCAATTGCTGAAGTATTAGAATCTACAGCCTTTGTTAATGGCCCTGAAGTACATGCATTTCAGAAAAACTTAGAAAATTATCTAGGAGTGAAACATGTTATTCCATGTGCTAATGGAACCGATGCATTGCAAATTGCAATGATGGGATTGGGATTGAAACCTGGTGATGAAGTTATTACTGCCGATTTTACTTTTGCGGCTACTGTTGAGGTAATTGCTCTGTTACAATTAACTCCAGTTTTGGTGGATGTTGAACCTGATACGTTTAACATTAATGTTGAAGCTATAAAAAAAGCAATTACTCCAAAAACTAAGGCTATTGTTCCAGTACATTTATTCGGACAATGCGCTAATATGCACGAAATCATGGATCTTGCCAAAACACATAATTTATTTGTGATTGAAGATAATGCACAAGCGATAGGAGCTACATATACATCTAAAGATGGAAATAAAGCAAAAGCAGGAACAATTGGTCACGTAGCATCTACATCATTTTTTCCTTCTAAAAACTTAGGATGCTATGGAGATGGTGGAGCAATTTTTACTAATGACGACGATTTAGCACATACTATTCGTGGAATTGTAAATCATGGAATGTACAAACGCTACCATCACGATGTGGTTGGTGTAAATTCTCGTTTAGATGCCATACAAGCAGCAGTGTTAAATGCAAAGCTACCAAAGCTTGATAGCTATAATAAAGCACGTCAATCGGCAGCAAGAAAATATAATGAAGCGTTTAAAGATGTTAAAAATATCACAACACCATTTACAAAAAAGAATTGTGATAATGTATGTGATGATTGTGATTGTCATGTATTTCATCAATATACTTTAAAAATAAAAAATATTGATAGAGATGCTTTGGCACAATATTTAAATGATAACGGAATTCCTTGTGGAGTATATTACCCAATTCCATTACATAAACAAAAAGCGTATGCAGATACGAGATATAATGAAGCAGATTTTCCTGTGACAAATCAATTAATAAAAGAAGTTATTTCATTGCCAATGCATACAGAGTTAGATGATGAACAAATTAATTTTATCACATCAAAAGTTATTGAATTTGTGAATGGGTAAAATACTTGTTACAGGTGGCTTAGGGTTTATAGGATCTCATACAGTTGTAGAGCTTCAAAACGAAGGCTTTGAAGTTATAATTATTGATGATTTATCAAACTCTTCTATAAACGTTTTAAACGGGATCACCTCAATAACAGGAATCACTCCTATTTTTAAACAAATAGATTTAAAAGAAAAATCTAAAGTACAAGCCTTCTTTAAATTACACCAAGATATAAAAGGCATTATTCACTTTGCAGCTAGTAAGGCAGTTGGGGAAAGTGTTGAAAACCCTTTGTTGTATTATGAAAATAATATAAATACGCTGGTATATGTGCTTCAGGAATTAAAACAATTGCAGCAGGCAAATTTTATTTTTAGCTCATCTTGTACAGTTTATGGACAAGCCGATGTATTACCAATTTCTGAAGAAGCACAAATTAAATTAGCAGAATCTCCTTATGGAAATACTAAACAAATAGGAGAAGAAATTATTAAGGATGTTTGTAAAAGTAACCTGAATATAAAAGCAATTGCTTTGCGATATTTTAACCCTATTGGTGCTCACAAAAGCGGGTTTATAGGTGAATTACCAATCGGGATACCTCAAAATTTAGTGCCGTTTATTACACAAACTGCTATTGGATTGCGAAAAGAACTTTCAGTATTTGGAGATGATTACCCTACACCAGATGGTACTTGTATTCGTGATTATATTCATGTGGTAGATTTAGCAAAGGCACATGTTATAGCATTACAACGATTATTAAAACTTAAGAATAAAAGTAATTATGAAACTTTTAATATTGGAACAGGTACGGGGAGTTCCGTTTTAGAAGTGATTCAATCTTTTGAAAAAGTTTCTGGTCAAAAGTTAAATTATAAAATAGCTAACAGAAGAGAAGGAGATGTTATTTCTGCATATGCAAATACCACTAAAGCAAATATAGAATTAGGATGGATAGCGAAATCTACCTTAGATGATGCTATGCTATCGGCTTGGAAATGGGAGCAAAACATTAAGAATAAATAAAAATTGAATATATGAAAAAAGTAATTTTTGCATTACTAATAATGCTTACACTAGGTGTTACTGCACAAAACACCTATTTACATTGTGGTAAATTAATAGATACAAAATCAGGTAAGGTTTTAACTAAAAAAACTATTGTGGTTTCTGGAAATAAGATTATTTCTGTAAATGAAGGTTATACAAACCCTAAAAATTCTAAAGACATTGTTGTAGATCTAAAAGATAAAACGGTAATGCCTGGGTTAATTGATTTACATGTTCATATCGAAAGCGAGACAAACCCAAGGAGTTTTGTGGCCAAGTATACCGACAACGAAGCAGATGTTGCATTTCAATCTACAGTATATGCTAAACGTACCTTAATGGCTGGATTTACCACAGTTAGAGATTTAGGAGGCTCAGGAGTAAATATTGCATTACGTAAAGCCATTGATGGAGGCCTTGTTGATGGGCCTCGTATTTTTACTGCAGGAAAAATAATTGCTTCTACAGGAGGACATGGAGATAGAAGTAATGGTGCTAAAGCTGATTTATTAGGAGACCCAGGCCCAAAAGAAGGTGTAGTGAATTCGGCTGCAGATGCACGTAAAGCAGTTCGTCAGCGCTATAAAAATGGAGCTGATGTGATTAAAATTACAGCTACTGGTGGTGTGTTAAGTGTTGCTAAAAATGGAAGCAATTCTCAATTTACTGCTGAAGAATTGGAAGCCGTAGTATCTACGGCTAACGATTACGGAATGTTAACTGCTGCACATGCACATGGAGATGATGGAATGCAGAGAGCTGTTAAAGCTGGAATTAAAACTATTGAGCATGGAACGTTTATGAGTAGTGAAACTATGGATTTGATGAAACAAAAAGAATCGTATATGGTACCTACTATTAGTGCAGGGAAATATGTAGCCGAAAAAGCTAAAATCGATGGTTTTTATCCTGCAATTATTGTTCCTAAAGCTTTAGAAGTTGGTCCGCAACTACAAGGTACTTTTGCTAAAGCTTATAAAAGAGGAGTGCCAATTGCTTTTGGTACTGATGCTGGTGTATTTCCTCATGGAGAAAATGGTAAAGAATTTAGATTTATGGAAGAAGCTGGTATGCCAGCTATTGAAACTATTCAATCAGCAACTATTACTAATGCAAAATTATTGAATAGTGAAGACGAATTAGGCCAAATCGCTCCTGGGTTTTTTGCAGACATTGTAGCGACTGACGATGATCCTACTAAAAAGATTTCGACTATGGAGAATGTAACATTTGTAATGAAAAACGGAAAAATATATAAGAAATAAAATTTCACTTCATTATAGAAGAGTAAAATGACACATAAACAAAAAAAGCTTTAACGTTTAGTTAAAGCTTTTTTTGTTTTCCTATATTAACTTAATGTTCAGTTAATTTATTGGTTTCTTTTTTCGATTCAAAAAACTTCCTACTAATAACATAATCATTCCTGTAGTTACTGAAACATCAGCAATATTAAAAATACCGGTTCTAAACACGCCACCAAAATCTAAGTGTAAAAAATCGGTAACAGATCCATAAACAAAACGATCAAATACATTGGCAATACCGCCACCAATAATAAATGTAAAAGCGGTTAGAGTCCATCTATCCATATGTTTCTCTTTAAAAATATAAAAAGTAACCAGACCTAAAACAATTACAGGTAATAAAAGTAATAATAAGATCCTCATCATAGGACTTAAATCACTCCCCATCCCTAGAAAAGCTCCAGTATTCTCTACATTTGTTAAAATAAATGCGTCTCCTATTAATTGAATTTCTTCACGAAAAGTTATAGAACCTCTAACCAAAACTTTAGTAATCTGGTCAATAGCAATATTTATAATAATTAAAATAATAATATAGGCCGTACGAGACAATTTCATCTGTATATATGGTGTTATAATGTTGCCGAAGCAACTTCTGCTTCTCTATGTATTTTCTTAACTAAACCTTGTAAAACTTTCCCAGGACCAAATTCGATAAAATGTGTTGCGCCATCAGCTACCATTTGTTGTACAGATTGGGTCCAACGAACTGGTGCTGTTAATTGAGAAATTAAATTTGTTTTAATCTCAATTTCATCAACAATAGCACTAGCTGTTACATTTTGATAGATAGGACAATTAGGTCTATTAAATGTTGTTCCTTCAATAGCCGCAGCTAATTCTTCACGAGCAGGTTCCATTAAAGGCGAATGAAATGCACCCCCAACAGGAAGTACTAAGGCACGACGCGCCCCTTCGGTTTTTAAAGCTTCACATGCGATATTAATAGCATCTATTTCTCCAGAGATGACCAATTGTCCAGGGCAATTATAATTAGCAGCTACGACAACACCTTCAGTTTGCTCACATACTTTTTCTACAATAGTATCATCTAAACCTAAAACAGCTGCCATTGTACTCGGTTGTAATTCGCAAGCTTTTTGCATAGCTAAAGCACGTTGAGAAACTAATTTTAGAGCATCTTCAAAATTTAGAGCACCATTAGCAACTAATGCTGAAAATTCACCAAGTGAATGGCCTGCAACCATATCAGGGTTAAATGTATCGCTTAAAGTTTTAGCTAGAATTACTGAATGTAAAAAGATAGCGGGCTGTGTAACTTTAGTTTCTTTTAGAGCTTCTGGTGACCCTTCAAACATCACATCTGTGATATGAAATCCTAAAATGTCATTTGCTTTTTCAAATAGCTCTTGAGCTAAAGGAGAGTTTTCGTATAAATCTAAACCCATTCCAGAAAACTGAGCTCCTTGACCAGGAAATATATATGCGTTCATTTAATTTTGTTTTTTAAAGCTGCTAAAATAACAATAATATTAAACTTATAATCCAATAGTTGCTGCTTTGGCACAACGTTCACCATCCATAGCAGCAGAAACAATCCCTCCAGCATAACCACCACCTTCACCACAAGGAAAAAGATTAGTTATTGTCGGGTGTGCTAAATTATCATTCCTGGGAATATTTACAGGAGATGAAGTTCTGGATTCTACACCTATAATATTGGCTTCAGAAGTATAATACCCTTTCATTTTTTGATCAAATGCTTCAAATCCTTTTCGTAACCTACTTCCGATTAATTTAGGTAATAAGGAATGTAATGGTGCAGAATTAAGTCCTGGTTGATAAGAAGTAGAATTTAATGTAGTAGATAATTTCCCTTCTACAAAATCTGTAAGACGTTGTGCAGGCGCTGCCTGACTTCTGCCTCCTGAAGTAAATGCTAAACGCTCTAAATCTTTTTGATACTCTAAGCCTTTTAAAGCCCCAAAACGTTCATATTTGTATAAATCTTTACTTGAATTAATTTCGACTACAATCCCGGAATTAGCAAATGTGTTATTGCGTTTAGACGGAGACATCCCATTAACTACAACTTCACCATTGGCAGTAGCAGCAGGGACTATAAACCCACCAGGGCACATACAAAAAGAATATACACCACGTTCATTAATTTGTTGAACTAAACTGTATGAAGCAGCAGGAAGTAACTCATCACGTTTCCCGTCACAATGATATTGAATCCGATCTATAATTTCCTGTGGATGTTCTACACGAACCCCCATTGCAAATGATTTTGCTTTTATGGCAATATTTTTTTTATGTAATAAATAGTAAATGTCTCTAGCTGAATGCCCTGTTGCTAAAATAACTCTATTAACTGACATTTCTTTATCATCTTGAAATTGAAGCGCTTGTATAGTATTGTTTTTTATTACAAAATTTGTGACACGAGTTTCAAAATGAATTTCACCACCATATTTTAAAATAGTTTCTCGAATATTCTGAACTACTTTTGGTAGTTTATTCGTTCCAATATGTGGGTGAGCATCTACTAAAATTTGATTAGTAGCTCCATGGAATACTAAATTTTCAAAAATACGTCTTACATCACCACGTTTTAAACTACGAGTGTATAATTTACCATCAGAATAAGTACCTGCTCCACCTTCTCCAAAGCAATAGTTTGAATCTTCGTTTACAAAATGATCTTGATTAATAGCTTTTAAATCACGACGACGATCTTGTACATTTTTACCGCGTTCTAAAACAATTGGTTTAAAACCTAATTCGATACAGCGAAGTGCTGCGTACATTCCTGCTGGTCCAAAACCGATAATATGAATTGATTTTGCATTAGATATATCTTTATAATTAAAAATATACTCAGAATCTTGAGGTACGGGTTCTTTTACATAAACGGCGATTTTATAATTTAAAATGATTAATCGTTTTCGCGCATCGATTGATTTACGAAGTACTTTTATGCCAGTAATATCAGCTTCTTTAATGTTTAAAAACTGTGCTGCCTTTTTTATAAGAATATCGGATTGTGATTCTTCTTTAAGCGTTACACGAAGCTGAATATCTTTTACCATGCTGCGAAATTAGGAAAATAAAGCTTAGCTTGATAAGTATAAACAAACTTGATTAATTACTTCTTTTATCAGTCATCACTTCTCTATAAATACCTTCAAAAACGAAGTATGATATAATTTGTGTTTTTAGAGAGACAGCAAAAAAATTTTATTAAATTTAAGAAAATAAAATAATCCTAAAGATGATAGCTTATGGAATTTACATTGAAAACAACTATTAAAGCTACTGCTAAGCAAATTTATAAAGCATGGTTAAGTACTCAAGGTCATACAAAAATGACAGGAGGTGTAGCTTTTATTTCGGATAAGGTGGGTGATAGTTTTACAGCTTGGGGTGATCACATAAAAGGAAAAAATTTAGTTTTAGAACCATATCATAAAATTGTTCAATCTTGGAGGGGATCTGATTTCAAAAATACAGATGAAGATTCTCAAATAGAAATTATACTTAATGAAATTGAAGCTGAAACGGAGTTAACGTTAAATCATACGAATACGCCAGAAGATAAAGATAGTGAGCATTATGTAGAAGGCTGGAAAAGACATTATTTTGAGCCTATGAAAGCTTATTTTGAATTTAAGAAGTAAAGAAAAACTATAATAAATCATCGTTTTTCATAAGTAATAAATGAAAAAGCATGTTTGTGAGTATCGTTTTTTTCGTGAAGTATATTATTAGTTTCTTTCCAAATGGTACTATCAATTTTTGGAAAAAAAGTATCTGCTTCAAAACTTTCATGCACTCTTGTAAGCTCAATTTTATCTGCTAAAGTCATTGCTTGTTTATAAATTTCGCCGCCACCAATAATAAAAGGCTGTGAATCATTTTTTGAAGCATTAATTGCATTTTCTAAAGAGTTTACAACAATTACACCTTGAGGGACAACATAATCAACCTGTCTTGTAATAACTATATGAGTTCGGTTAGGTAAAGGCTTAGGGAAGCTCTCAAAAGTCTTGCGCCCCATAATAATATGGTGACCATTAGTAAGTAATTTAAACCGTTTTAAATCATCGCTTAAATGCCAAATTAATTGATTGTCTTTTCCAATAGCATCGTTCTCTCCAGCAGCAACAATAATAGTAAGGTTTTTCATTTTTTTAGAAACAACTTCTTTATAAACCTCGCTTTTTGCAATATGAACTTCTTCTTTTTCAAATTTGTTTTTAAGTTTTTCTATACGAACTTGCTGTAAAGCTACGAGTTTATCAAGTTGTTTTTGTTCCCAATTTTTACCCATAAACTTATGAGTTATAAATACATTACATAAATGGTAAATTAAAATAGCCAACCATCCAATAATAGCAAAAACAAACCAGTCGATTTGAAATATTTTTACACTCTTTCCAATGCCTAAAACAAGATTTGCGACTACTAAAAATAAAGCACCAATTAAAAACACTATAAAATGAATGTATAAGCGTTTTTTTTGCCTGATACGCTGTTGTGCATTTTGGATTAACTCCAATTGCTCTGCATCTATTTGTGGTTTTGGTGTATTTTTTTTACCGAACATAATTATTGTTATCTAAAGTTGATTCTTCTATGCTCGATGCTTTGTTGTACTTTTTGCTTCGATTTTTGAGTCTCACTAATTTTAAACTTTACAGGAATGAACATAGGAACTTCGACCGCTTCATTATTTATATAACCAGGCTTGACCATTTCAGGAATTAATTTAAATATTCTAATGATTTCGTTTTTGATCATTTCATGAGGTATATCTACCTCTATATTTATAACTTTACCTTGCTTATTAATTTTAAATTTAACGTTATATGAATACTCTTTTGCTGGTAATCCTAATGAACTTAAAAACTCTTTCTTTAGGTTACTTGATATATGTTTTGATATTTTAGTTTGAAAACATTTACGTTGTTTGTAAATATCTTTTTTCTTTTCACAACCAAGGTATATAGGGTAAGTTTCTATAGGATTAATCTTCTGATTATTTTCTTGTGCAAAAGAAATTGTGCTAAAAATGAATAAGACAAATAAATATTTCATAAAAACCCTATTTAGATTATACAGCTACCACTCCTTTAATATGCGGATGTGGGTTGTAATCTACTAAGGTAAAATCTTCAAATGTAAAATCAAAAATATTTTTAACTTCAGGATTTAAAATCATTTTTGGTAATGGTCGTGTATCACGAGATAATTGCAATTTTACTTGCTCAAAATGATTACTATAAATATGAGCATCTCCAAAAGTGTGAATAAATTCACCAACTTCGTAGCCACAAACTTGAGCCATCATCATCGTAAATAAAGCATAAGATGCAATATTAAAAGGCACTCCTAAAAAGATATCTGCGCTGCGTTGATAAAGCTGGCAAGATAATTTTCCGTTAGCTACATAAAATTGAAAAAACGCATGACAAGGAGGTAAAGCTGCTTTTCCGTGAGCTACAT is from Flavobacteriaceae bacterium and encodes:
- a CDS encoding dihydrofolate reductase: MFGKKNTPKPQIDAEQLELIQNAQQRIRQKKRLYIHFIVFLIGALFLVVANLVLGIGKSVKIFQIDWFVFAIIGWLAILIYHLCNVFITHKFMGKNWEQKQLDKLVALQQVRIEKLKNKFEKEEVHIAKSEVYKEVVSKKMKNLTIIVAAGENDAIGKDNQLIWHLSDDLKRFKLLTNGHHIIMGRKTFESFPKPLPNRTHIVITRQVDYVVPQGVIVVNSLENAINASKNDSQPFIIGGGEIYKQAMTLADKIELTRVHESFEADTFFPKIDSTIWKETNNILHEKNDTHKHAFSFITYEKR